Part of the bacterium genome is shown below.
CCAGCTTGCGCAGCAGGGTGTTGAACACCCCGTTGTCTTGCAGCAGCGCCGCCCAGGCGAAGTTCTTGACCAGCACGGCGGTCCAGAACGGCAGCAGCACGAGGGCCACGGCGAGAGGACGCAGGCCCGCCGGCGCGCGCCAGATCGCCGCGGCGCACAGGTACCCGAGAACCACGGCGATGGCCGTCGTGACGGCGCTGATGACGAGCGTGTTGACCATCACCGGCCGGAACAGCGGGGTCCGGACGACGTCCCCGTACGCGGCCAAGCCGCCCTCGAGGCTCGTCCGCGCCAGCAGCGCGAGCGGCCAGACGAGCAGCAGCGCGTAGACCACGCACAGCGGCACCAGCAGCGAGGCCCGGGCCAGGGCCTCGCGGAACGGCACGCCGCCCGTCAGGCGGCCTGCCACTCCTTGAACCGGATGACCGTCTTCTCGAGGTTGTCCGCCCACCAGTTCTCGTCCTTGTAGAGGATCTTGCCCTTGAGCTTGGGGCTGGTCGGCAGCTGATCGGCTACCTCCGGCGGCACCAGGCGGACGGCCGCGGCGTTCCCGGTCGCGTAGGTCAGGAGCGACATGTAGGTCGCCGCGCCGACGTCGTTCGTCGCGACGAAGTTCAGGAACGCCAGCGCGGCCTCTTTGTTCGGCGCGCCTTTGATCACGGGGAAGTACGATCCGGACGCGACGTCCTGATCGAGAGTGTACTGGAGCTTCGCACCGTCCCGGCGGGCGACGATGACCCGGCCGCTGAACGCCGTCGCGAGCGCTACCTCGCCCGACGTTAACTGCTGGATCGGCTGCTGATTCGCGCTGTGCCAGATGATGTTGCGCTTGCCGAGCCGGTCCAGGCTCTTCAGCGCCCGCTCCACGTCGAGCGGGTACACCTGCGACACCGGCACGCCGTCCGCCATCAACGCCGCCTCGAGGATGCTGCCGTCGGCGACGTTCTGGTACACGGACCGCTTCATCGGGTAGCGGCCGGTATCCCAGAAGTCCTTCCAGGTCTGGGGCGCGTTGGCGTCCGGGATCTTCCGCTGGTCGTACGCCTTCGTGAACAGGTAAACGGAGTACTTGAACCCGTACGGCGTCTTGAGGTAGAAGGGCACCTTGGACATATCGACCTTGTGCGTGTCGATGCGCTCGAGGAGTCCCTGCTTCACCGCCGTCGGCATCTCGCTGCCGTCGAGGCCCACGATGTCCCACTGCGGGTTCCCCGACTGCGCCTGCAGCTTGGCGAGGGCGAGCGAGGCGTTCGCGCCCAGGTTGACGTGGATGCCGGTCAGCTTTTCGAACGGCTCGGCCCAGGCCGTGCGGATCGCATCGTTGGAGACGCCGCCGTACCCCGCGAGGTTGACGACCTTGCCGGCGGCCTCCGCGGCCCGCGGCCGCTCGACGAGCGCCAGCGCGGCCGGCGCGGAGATACCCAGCAGGGCTGCCTGCCGGAGAAGCTCGCGCCGGCTCATCCGTCCCCGGAGCACCTGCAGCGCCACGTGCATCTGATTCTCGGTCATCGCCGCCCCCCTCTCTGTGTCGCCCGATCGCATGCGCCTACCGCATCACGTACTCGGCCACTTCAAACGTCGTCGGCTGCTCGACGGGTACGGTCAGCGCCCGCAGGGCGGCCTCGACGACCTGCCGCCGCCAGAGAAACTCACCCTCCGGCGTGCGGTTCGGGTCGCCGAAGGGATGGTGGAAGCGGCCGGCCCGCAGGATCCGGTTCGCCCCGACGCGCGTCGCCACGGTGAACAGACAGGTGCAGACGACCGCGGGGATGCCGATCCGTTCAATCTCTTTTCCAAGCGTAGCGCCGCTACGCGTGCCGGTCCCTCAGGTGGCCGGCAAGATCACCGCGGTCACCCCGGCCGCGGCGATCTCCCGGGCGATCTCCCGGCCCATGCGGCGCATTTCGGTGGGATTGCCGATGCTGCCGCAGGTGACGAAGTACTCGGGATGGAGGCGTCCGATCAACCGCTCGTGCTCCATCGCCCGCAGCGCGTCCACCGGCAGGACGCGGTTCGCGTCCTGATTGACCCATGCATTGTCGTACCCGCCGTGGATCGACTCGTAGTCTCCCGGCCGGAGCCGCTCCATGCCCTCGATGCTGTACCGGGCCCAGCGCGTGGCCCGCGCGGCTTCGATGCCGTCGGGATTGCCCTTTGGGACCACGCCCGCCTCCGTGACGAGGGCGATCGTGGCGTGCGCGAGATCGGCCACCGGCGGCGGCGGGGCGACCCGATCGCGCACTTCGATCGGCAGCTCGGTCTCGACGGCCGCGCCCCCGAGCCGGCCGAGCAGCAGGTCGACGGCGCGCGCGGCCGCGGGGCGGCCGGTGCCCGTGTTGCGGCGGATGCCCCGCGGCAAGTAGCCTTCGGTCCGCGCCGGTCCGAGCCGCTGCCCCGAGCGCAGCCGGCGGGCCAGCCGCGCCATTCCCTCGAGCGCCGCGTCCATCTCCACGCTCGTCTCGCCGGTCGGCACGATGTAGATCGGCGGGTCGAGGGGCTGGGCGCCGGGGTTATCGCGGTGCATGCCGGCGAGCGCGGGGATGCGCAGCTCCGCGCCCACCCGCGAGGCGACGGCGGCGCACGCCAGGCCGTACCGTCCCGAGGCGAAGGCGGGGCCGGCAACGAGCACGTCGGGCGCCCACTCCCGCGCCGCGGCGGTGATCTTGGCAAGCGTCTCGTCGCGGCGCTCGTGGAAGGCGTTGTCGCCGCACACGAGCGTGGCGACCACGCGTCCATCCCCGCCGAGGGCCTGCTCGAGCCGCCGGCCCGGTCCCACCGGCCCCTCGCGCACCGTGAACGGCGCGTCCGCCTCCGCTTCTCCGCCGATGCCGCCGTAGAATTGGTTGAGGTAATGCACCACGCGGAATGCCATTGCGCGACGCCTCCCTGGGAGCCGGTGCCCGGTTCAGTACTCGACGGCCGTAAAGCCGGCCGACGCCATGCGCGCGAGCCCGCAGAAGCACTCCATCGCGGAGACCCGCAGCGCGCCGTGTGGATCCGCGGTCGTCCCGCT
Proteins encoded:
- a CDS encoding ABC transporter substrate-binding protein, whose protein sequence is MTENQMHVALQVLRGRMSRRELLRQAALLGISAPAALALVERPRAAEAAGKVVNLAGYGGVSNDAIRTAWAEPFEKLTGIHVNLGANASLALAKLQAQSGNPQWDIVGLDGSEMPTAVKQGLLERIDTHKVDMSKVPFYLKTPYGFKYSVYLFTKAYDQRKIPDANAPQTWKDFWDTGRYPMKRSVYQNVADGSILEAALMADGVPVSQVYPLDVERALKSLDRLGKRNIIWHSANQQPIQQLTSGEVALATAFSGRVIVARRDGAKLQYTLDQDVASGSYFPVIKGAPNKEAALAFLNFVATNDVGAATYMSLLTYATGNAAAVRLVPPEVADQLPTSPKLKGKILYKDENWWADNLEKTVIRFKEWQAA
- a CDS encoding glycine/betaine/sarcosine/D-proline family reductase selenoprotein B — translated: MAFRVVHYLNQFYGGIGGEAEADAPFTVREGPVGPGRRLEQALGGDGRVVATLVCGDNAFHERRDETLAKITAAAREWAPDVLVAGPAFASGRYGLACAAVASRVGAELRIPALAGMHRDNPGAQPLDPPIYIVPTGETSVEMDAALEGMARLARRLRSGQRLGPARTEGYLPRGIRRNTGTGRPAAARAVDLLLGRLGGAAVETELPIEVRDRVAPPPPVADLAHATIALVTEAGVVPKGNPDGIEAARATRWARYSIEGMERLRPGDYESIHGGYDNAWVNQDANRVLPVDALRAMEHERLIGRLHPEYFVTCGSIGNPTEMRRMGREIAREIAAAGVTAVILPATUGTGTRSGATLGKEIERIGIPAVVCTCLFTVATRVGANRILRAGRFHHPFGDPNRTPEGEFLWRRQVVEAALRALTVPVEQPTTFEVAEYVMR